CCACCGGCGTGTGGACCGACGACACCCAGTCGATGGTCGGCGAGCGCGGGCAGTTCAAGGTCCGGGCGAGCAAGGGCATCCACCTGGTCGTGCCGCGCGACCGCATCCAGGGCGACTCGGGGCTGATCCTGCGCACCGAGAAGTCGGTGCTGTTCGTCATCCCGTGGGGACGGCACTGGATCGTCGGCACCACCGACACCGACTGGGACCTCGACAAGGCCCACCCGGCCGCGTCGGCCGCCGACATCGACTACCTGCTCGACCACGTCAACGAGGTGCTGGAGCAGCCGCTCACGCACGCCGACGTGGAGGGCGTCTACGCCGGGCTGCGGCCGCTGCTCTCGGGCGAGTCCGACGCCACGTCGAAGCTGTCGCGCGAGCACGCGGTGGCGCACACCGCGCCGGGGCTCGTCGTCGTCGCCGGGGGGAAGTACACGACCTACCGGATCATGGCCAAGGACGCCGTGGACGCGGCCGTGCACGCGCTCGACGCGAAGGTGCCGAACTCGGTCACCGAGAACGTGCCGCTGCTCGGCGCCGAGGGGTTCACGGCGCTGAAGAACTCCCGCTACGTCCTGGCCGCGCAGTACGGGCTGCACGAGGCCCGGATCGCGCACCTGCTGGCCCGCTACGGCTCGATGATCCACGAGGTGCTCGACCTCGTGGCCGCCGATCCGACGCTGGGCGAGCCGCTCGCCGGCGCCCCGGACTACCTGCGCGCCGAGATCGTCTACGCCGCGCAGTACGAGGGCGCCCGCCACCTGGAGGACGTCCTCGCCCGCCGCACCCGGATCTCGATCGAGACGTTCGACCGGGGCATCGGGTCGGTCGACGAGGCCGCCGCGCTCATCGCCCCGGTGCTGGGGTGGAGCGACGACCAGGTCGCCCGGGAGGTCGAGCACTACCGCAAGCGCGTCGACGCCGAGCGGGAGAGCCAGAAGATGCCCGACGACGAGACCGCCGACTCCGCCCGGATGGGGGCGCCGGAGGTGGTGCCCCTGCGCTGACGCGCTCGTGCGCGGAAACGGCTGCCCCGGCCGCCGTTTCCGCGCACGGGTCGTTAGCGTGCGCGCGTGAGCGAACCGGCCTGGCGACGGCGGACGCGCGGCGAGCACCGGTGGCCCGCCCTGCTCGCCGTCGCCGTCGCCGTCGCGCTGCAGCTCGGCCTGCCCGACCAGATGACGCCGGCCCCGCGCTGGCTGCTGCCCGCGCTCGAGGCGCTGCTGCTCGTCGTGCTGCTGGTGGCCGACCCGCTGCGCATGGACCGCGACTCGCGGCGGCTGCGCGTGCTGGGGATCGGGCTCGCGTCGCTGGTCGGGCTGGCCACCGCCGTGTCGGTCGTCGGACTCGTGGTGGGGCTGGTCGACGGCCGCTTCGGCGACGACGCACCCGCGCTGCTCGCCACCGGCGCGGCCATCTGGCTGACCAACGTCATCGCGTTCGCGCTGCTGTACTGGGAGTTCGACCGCGGCGGCCCGGCCGACCGCGCGGCGGGCGTCGCGGAGCACCCGGACTTCCTGTTCGCCCAGATGCAGACCCCGGAGGTCGCCGACCCCGACTGGGAGCCGGTGTTCGTCGACTACCTCTACGTCTCCTTCACCAACTCCACCGCGTTCAGCCCCACCGACACGCTGCCGCTCTCGCGGTGGGCGAAGGGCGCGATGCTGGTCCAGGCGCTGGTGTCGCTCGTGACGGTGGCGCTGGTCGTGGCGCGGGCGGTGAACGTGCTCGGCTGAGGGCGCCTACCGTGGCGGGGGTGAGCGACCTGATCTCCATCGACGACATCGCCGCCGCCGCCGCCCGCATCGCCGGGCACGTGGTGCGCACCCCGACCGTGGACTCCCCCGGGCTCTCGGCCCACCTGGGCGCGCCCGTCGCGCTCAAGCTCGAGCTGCTGCAGCGCACCGGGTCGTTCAAGCCGCGCGGCGCGTTCCACAAGCTCCTCGGGCTCTCCGACGCCGAGCGGGCCGCCGGGGTGGTGGCCGTCAGCGGCGGCAACCACGGGCTGGCCGTCGCCGACGCCGCCGGGACGCTGGGGATCGCCGCCACGATCGTCATGCCGTCGTCGGTGCCGGAGCGGGCGGTCTCGACCTGCCGGGCCTCCGGCGCGACCGTGCGGCTCACCGACGACATGGCCGGGGCGTTCGCGCTGCTCGACGAGCTGGTCGCCGCCGGGATGACGCTCGTGCACCCGTTCGACGACCGGGACGTGATCGCCGCGCAGGGCACCGTCGGCGCCGAGTTCGCGGCCGACGCGCCCGGGCTCACCGACGTGCTCGTCAGCATCGGGGGCGGCGCGCTGGTCTCGGGCGTCGCGGCGGCGTTCGCCGGATCGGGCGTGCGCCTGTGGGGCGTCGAGACCGAGGGGGCCGACGCGATGTCGCAGGCGCTCGCCGCGGGCGCCCCGGTGTCGTTCACGCCGACGTCGATCGTCAGCACGCTGAGCGCGCCGTACGTCACCCCGCTGACGCTCGACCACGTCCGCTCGCTCGTCGAGGACGTGCTGGTCGTGTCCGACGCCGACGCCGTGCGCGGCACCCTCACCCTCGCCGAGCGGGCGAAGGTGTGGGCGGAGCCGGCGGCGGGCTGCCTGGTGCCCGCGGCGCTGCGGGTGCTCGACCGCATCGGGCCGGACGCCCGCCCGGGCCTGGTCGTCTGCGGCGGCAACGCCACGACCGCCGACCTCGCGACGTGGACCGGGCGCTTCGCCGCCACCCCGTTCCCCGCCCGGGTGCCCGCCCCCGCCTGACGGGACTGCGCCGGCGGGCCGTGGCGTTGTGCGGTGCGTGCGCACCGACGTCGTGGTGATCGGGGCCGGGCAGGCCGGGCTGTCGGCCGCGTCCGGGCTGGCCCGGGCCGGGGCCGACTTCGTGGTG
This sequence is a window from Pseudonocardia petroleophila. Protein-coding genes within it:
- a CDS encoding glycerol-3-phosphate dehydrogenase/oxidase, whose protein sequence is MRSVALSPAARESALEAMASTELDVLVVGGGVVGAGSALDAATRGLTVGLVEARDFASGTSSRSSKLIHGGLRYLEMLDFRLVAEALSERGLLIEKLAPHLIRPVPFIYPLKHRAWERIYAGAGVALYDVLARASGHSAGLPLHRHLTRRGARRIVPSLRKDALVGALQYYDAQVDDARHTMFIARTAAAYGAHVATRSRVVGLLREGERVTGAEVHDLESGRTIKVHAKQVINATGVWTDDTQSMVGERGQFKVRASKGIHLVVPRDRIQGDSGLILRTEKSVLFVIPWGRHWIVGTTDTDWDLDKAHPAASAADIDYLLDHVNEVLEQPLTHADVEGVYAGLRPLLSGESDATSKLSREHAVAHTAPGLVVVAGGKYTTYRIMAKDAVDAAVHALDAKVPNSVTENVPLLGAEGFTALKNSRYVLAAQYGLHEARIAHLLARYGSMIHEVLDLVAADPTLGEPLAGAPDYLRAEIVYAAQYEGARHLEDVLARRTRISIETFDRGIGSVDEAAALIAPVLGWSDDQVAREVEHYRKRVDAERESQKMPDDETADSARMGAPEVVPLR
- a CDS encoding DUF1345 domain-containing protein, which produces MSEPAWRRRTRGEHRWPALLAVAVAVALQLGLPDQMTPAPRWLLPALEALLLVVLLVADPLRMDRDSRRLRVLGIGLASLVGLATAVSVVGLVVGLVDGRFGDDAPALLATGAAIWLTNVIAFALLYWEFDRGGPADRAAGVAEHPDFLFAQMQTPEVADPDWEPVFVDYLYVSFTNSTAFSPTDTLPLSRWAKGAMLVQALVSLVTVALVVARAVNVLG
- a CDS encoding threonine ammonia-lyase, with protein sequence MSDLISIDDIAAAAARIAGHVVRTPTVDSPGLSAHLGAPVALKLELLQRTGSFKPRGAFHKLLGLSDAERAAGVVAVSGGNHGLAVADAAGTLGIAATIVMPSSVPERAVSTCRASGATVRLTDDMAGAFALLDELVAAGMTLVHPFDDRDVIAAQGTVGAEFAADAPGLTDVLVSIGGGALVSGVAAAFAGSGVRLWGVETEGADAMSQALAAGAPVSFTPTSIVSTLSAPYVTPLTLDHVRSLVEDVLVVSDADAVRGTLTLAERAKVWAEPAAGCLVPAALRVLDRIGPDARPGLVVCGGNATTADLATWTGRFAATPFPARVPAPA